From a single Miscanthus floridulus cultivar M001 chromosome 8, ASM1932011v1, whole genome shotgun sequence genomic region:
- the LOC136470780 gene encoding uncharacterized protein: MEASPLSSLSADSSGGDDASELGRGPLDHLPNVGETTPRASVSGLVLPGGGGGDASGPVIAHPRAVADTPKARALGKRAVSLVGSTAEVEQVAAGATQLPPQRTEGAPGSVEDRPALADTEVVPLPPPPPSQKHPAEVPTLAPLKALKVSPSSTAHRVVEAQAAIQRGAASARADPKELVAQGEAVEAAPTQAGEGAPLTHEAKAHGSDEAEASLVAEATEVKAPQASEAEATEAGVPRTAEAMVARAGALKTIEATVAEADMITVKPMA; the protein is encoded by the exons ATGGAGGCATCTCCATTGTCATCACTGTCGGCGGATTCTTCGGGCGGTGATGATGCAAGCGAGctagggcggggtcccctggaccatctccctaacgtcGGGGAGACTACGCCTAGGGCGTCGGTGAGCGGCCTGgtgctcccaggaggaggaggaggagacgcctCGGGGCCGGTGATCGCCCACCCCAGGGCCGTGGCCGACACGCCCAAGGCACGGGCATTGGGAAAGCGCGCcgtcagcctggtgggctcgacggcagaggtggagcaggtggcggcgggggcgacgcaactgcccccgcaaAGGACCGAGGGGGCACCGGGGTCCGTCGAGGACCGGCCGGCACTGGCAGATACAGAGGtcgtgcctctgccgccgccaccgccttc CCAGAAGCATCCTGCGGAGGTGCCCACCTTAGCgccacttaaggcgctcaaggtgagccccagctccaccgcccaccgggtggtggaggcacaagccgccatacaacgtggtgcggcgtcggcgagggccgacccaaaggagctggtcgcccaaggagaggctgtCGAGGCAGCCCCTACACaggcgggggagggagcgcctctaACCCACGAGGCCAAGGCCCATGGGTCAGATGAGGCTGAGGCATCCTTGGTCGCTGAGGCCACTGAGGTCAAGGCCCCCCAggcctccgaggctgaggcgacagaGGCTGGGGTGCCTAGGACCGCCGAGGCCATGGTGGCGAGGGCCGGAGCCCTCAAGACCATCGAGGCCACGGTGGCGGAGGCCGACATGATCACGGTGAAGCCGAtggcctag